From a region of the Oscillospiraceae bacterium genome:
- a CDS encoding MFS transporter yields MSTSKLWNKNFTIITVGTVISMLGNAISGFAIGLLVLDYTQSIFLYSLFMVAYNLPKIIMPMVAGPYLDNFPRAKVIYTLDFLSAALYLGLFFLLHFNIFSFWPFLALAVLIGSIDSVYQTAYDSLYPKLIGKEHYSKAYSISSIIYPLAAVMVPVAAFAYQKLGNIAPLFLFNAATFLIAAIMEVFIKAPETHVQHRTQKFTAKYYFNEFKAGVDYIRSEKGLLVITAYFLIANLSYSTGALALPYFKTTPGLDVMAYTFVMGANLMGRLVGGFLHYKMKLPPKRKFAIALTVYITTCVLEGGYLFTPVGVMIALMFLSGLLSVTSFNIRISATQSYIPNDYRGRFNGSFQMLLSFGMIVGQLVSGALGDYFSARAIIMIGYMTNLAAVFLVMLPGGKHVKRIYNAVYETPEKPEGLQEPNLTNPAAQDE; encoded by the coding sequence TTGAGCACTTCAAAGCTCTGGAATAAAAACTTTACGATCATCACTGTCGGAACGGTGATCTCGATGCTGGGCAACGCCATCAGCGGCTTTGCCATCGGTCTGTTGGTGCTGGACTACACCCAATCGATCTTTTTATACTCGCTGTTCATGGTGGCCTACAACCTGCCGAAAATCATCATGCCGATGGTGGCCGGCCCGTATTTGGACAATTTCCCGCGTGCCAAGGTCATCTATACACTCGACTTCTTGTCGGCAGCTCTGTATTTGGGGCTGTTTTTCCTGCTGCATTTTAACATCTTCAGCTTCTGGCCGTTTTTGGCGCTGGCCGTTTTAATCGGTTCCATCGACAGTGTCTATCAGACCGCTTACGACAGCTTGTACCCCAAGTTGATCGGAAAAGAACACTACTCCAAGGCCTATTCGATTTCGAGCATCATCTACCCGCTTGCCGCAGTCATGGTGCCGGTAGCCGCATTTGCCTACCAGAAACTCGGCAATATCGCGCCGCTGTTTTTGTTCAACGCCGCCACCTTTTTGATTGCAGCCATTATGGAGGTATTCATCAAGGCCCCCGAAACACATGTTCAGCACCGTACGCAGAAATTCACCGCGAAATATTATTTTAATGAATTCAAAGCCGGCGTTGATTACATACGTTCGGAAAAAGGGCTTTTGGTCATCACCGCCTATTTTCTGATCGCAAACCTCTCCTATTCCACCGGTGCGCTTGCCCTGCCCTATTTTAAGACCACGCCCGGGCTGGACGTTATGGCCTACACTTTTGTGATGGGTGCAAACCTAATGGGACGGCTGGTGGGTGGATTCCTCCACTACAAGATGAAGCTGCCGCCAAAGCGGAAATTCGCCATCGCCCTGACGGTCTATATCACGACCTGTGTGCTCGAGGGCGGTTATCTGTTCACGCCGGTCGGAGTGATGATCGCGTTAATGTTTCTGTCCGGCCTGCTGTCGGTCACCTCGTTCAACATCCGCATCTCGGCGACTCAGAGTTATATTCCAAACGACTACCGAGGCCGGTTCAACGGATCGTTTCAGATGCTGCTTTCGTTCGGCATGATCGTGGGGCAGCTCGTCTCCGGCGCACTCGGCGACTATTTCTCGGCTCGGGCAATCATCATGATCGGGTATATGACCAATTTAGCGGCGGTGTTCCTTGTGATGCTTCCGGGCGGAAAACATGTCAAGCGCATCTATAATGCTGTTTACGAAACCCCTGAAAAACCGGAGGGGCTTCAGGAACCGAATCTGACCAATCCCGCTGCGCAGGATGAGTAA
- a CDS encoding ion transporter produces the protein MRKRIFEIIEVAGENDKISSIYDAFMLIAIVASILPLCFHETYNIFIWIDRITVVIFIIDYLLRWGTADLKFIKHGKYAFIYYPITPFAVIDLLSILPSLTILGSGFKLFRLLRLAKSLKVFRSLKVLRYSKSFEIIKKVIHNEKKPLCTVAGLAVGYIIICALVMFSVEPQSFNTFFDAVYWAVVTLTTVGYGDIYPISAFGKIVSMLSSFIGIAIIALPTGIIAAGYMAALKESKEKE, from the coding sequence ATGCGCAAGAGGATATTTGAAATCATCGAAGTTGCAGGTGAAAATGATAAGATAAGCAGCATTTACGATGCTTTTATGTTGATTGCCATCGTCGCGAGTATCTTACCACTCTGTTTTCATGAAACATACAATATTTTTATCTGGATTGACCGAATCACTGTTGTGATTTTTATTATTGACTATCTGCTTCGATGGGGAACAGCTGATTTAAAATTCATAAAGCATGGAAAATATGCTTTTATATATTATCCCATTACTCCATTTGCTGTTATTGATTTACTCTCAATTCTACCCTCGCTCACCATTCTGGGTTCCGGATTCAAATTATTCAGATTACTCCGTCTCGCAAAATCCTTGAAAGTGTTCCGGTCATTGAAGGTACTGAGGTATTCTAAAAGTTTTGAGATCATTAAAAAAGTAATACATAATGAAAAGAAACCGCTTTGCACCGTCGCCGGTTTGGCAGTTGGATATATTATTATTTGTGCTTTAGTAATGTTTTCAGTAGAACCACAGAGTTTTAACACTTTTTTCGATGCTGTATATTGGGCAGTTGTGACATTGACAACCGTCGGTTATGGAGATATTTATCCCATCAGTGCATTTGGAAAAATCGTCAGCATGTTATCTTCATTTATCGGAATTGCAATTATTGCATTACCGACAGGCATCATCGCCGCAGGTTATATGGCAGCATTGAAAGAGAGCAAAGAAAAAGAATGA